One Malania oleifera isolate guangnan ecotype guangnan chromosome 9, ASM2987363v1, whole genome shotgun sequence DNA segment encodes these proteins:
- the LOC131164210 gene encoding uncharacterized protein LOC131164210 isoform X1, producing the protein MDDFRQREKRTALRKLRRTRDYSTGLVDQEEASSLGSRLTEPFLLNVLQMYGTRRAWAFSFSFCGTRRLELTWLKLQFSSSACHRITLLSSSPALRIVISSHRSSTSQWSFFFIIFLPKGMVLLRRHVSPALCIGISFCESSLSPLPSPYCRFSSPSPEI; encoded by the exons ATGGATGATTTCAGACAGAGGGAGAAGAGGACGGCTTTGCGGAAGTTGAGGCGAACGCGTGACTATTCTACTGGGCTCGTTGATCAGGAAGAGGCTTCAAGCTTGGGCTCTCGATTGACAGAACCCTTTCTACTAAATGTTCTGCAAATGTATGGAACGCGAAGAGCTTGGGCATTCTCTTTCTCCTTTTGTGGGACTCGAAGATTGGAATTGACATGGTTGAAGCTT CAATTTTCTTCTTCGGCATGTCATCGCATAACATTGTTGTCTTCCTCGCCTGCTCTGCGCATCGTCATCTCCTCCCACAGATCATCAACATCTCAATGGagtttttttttcatcatttttttacCGAAGGGAATGGTTCTTCTTCGCCGGCACGTCTCGCCTGCTCTATGCATCGGCATCTCCTTCTGCGAATCATCTCTGTCGCCCTTGCCTTCTCCTTATTGCAGGTTCTCGTCGCCAAGTCCTGAAATCTGA
- the LOC131164210 gene encoding uncharacterized protein LOC131164210 isoform X2 produces the protein MDDFRQREKRTALRKLRRTRDYSTGLVDQEEASSLGSRLTEPFLLNVLQMYGTRRAWAFSFSFCGTRRLELTWLKLVIPSCPGLSNFLLRHVIA, from the exons ATGGATGATTTCAGACAGAGGGAGAAGAGGACGGCTTTGCGGAAGTTGAGGCGAACGCGTGACTATTCTACTGGGCTCGTTGATCAGGAAGAGGCTTCAAGCTTGGGCTCTCGATTGACAGAACCCTTTCTACTAAATGTTCTGCAAATGTATGGAACGCGAAGAGCTTGGGCATTCTCTTTCTCCTTTTGTGGGACTCGAAGATTGGAATTGACATGGTTGAAGCTTGTAATTCCTTCTTGTCCAGGACTAAG CAATTTTCTTCTTCGGCATGTCATCGCATAA